The Thalassotalea nanhaiensis genome has a window encoding:
- a CDS encoding SPOR domain-containing protein, which produces MAHQDYVARPRATKKKKNPYKPKAKKQAQKTSMKPLFILAFIVVLVSGFVFSLNFMSDNAPDVEVAEIELSEPKPAVIEDILPEIPTEKWTYMDDLPNKEVEVGDYEVEEKGPYQMQCGSFRKLQQAQELKANIAFAGLGSDIRKTNGKNGVWYKVVLGPFERKRMAESAKHKLKRNKINYCQIWLWT; this is translated from the coding sequence ATGGCTCATCAAGATTATGTTGCTCGCCCCCGCGCAACCAAAAAAAAGAAAAACCCTTACAAGCCTAAGGCTAAAAAGCAGGCACAAAAAACATCGATGAAACCTTTGTTCATACTCGCCTTCATTGTGGTGTTGGTATCCGGTTTTGTGTTTAGCTTAAATTTCATGAGTGATAATGCTCCAGATGTTGAAGTGGCTGAAATTGAACTGTCAGAGCCAAAACCTGCTGTTATTGAAGATATCTTGCCCGAAATTCCTACCGAAAAATGGACCTATATGGACGACTTGCCTAATAAAGAAGTTGAAGTGGGCGATTATGAGGTTGAAGAGAAGGGGCCTTATCAAATGCAATGTGGCTCTTTTAGAAAGCTACAACAAGCGCAAGAGCTAAAAGCCAATATCGCGTTTGCCGGTTTAGGATCCGATATTCGAAAAACCAACGGTAAAAATGGTGTTTGGTATAAAGTTGTACTTGGGCCATTTGAACGTAAGCGCATGGCCGAAAGCGCCAAGCATAAGTTAAAGCGAAATAAGATCAATTATTGTCAAATATGGCTTTGGACTTGA
- the hslV gene encoding ATP-dependent protease subunit HslV has protein sequence MTTIVSVRRNGKVCIGGDGQVSLGNTVMKGNAKKVRRLYNDKVLAGFAGGTADAFTLFERFESKLEMHQGHLTKSAVELAKDWRSDRALRKLEAMLVVADETASLIITGNGDVVQPENDLIAIGSGGNYAQASALALLENTELSARDIVEKSLTIAGNICVFTNLTQTIDEI, from the coding sequence GTGACTACTATCGTATCTGTAAGACGCAACGGTAAAGTATGTATTGGCGGCGATGGTCAAGTATCGTTGGGCAATACCGTGATGAAAGGTAATGCTAAAAAAGTTCGTCGTTTATATAATGACAAAGTACTAGCAGGATTTGCTGGCGGTACTGCTGATGCCTTCACCTTATTTGAGCGTTTTGAAAGTAAACTTGAAATGCACCAAGGCCATCTTACCAAATCGGCCGTTGAACTTGCCAAAGACTGGCGCAGTGATCGTGCCTTAAGAAAACTAGAAGCAATGCTGGTTGTTGCCGATGAAACGGCTTCTTTAATCATCACTGGAAACGGCGATGTTGTTCAGCCTGAGAATGACTTAATTGCTATTGGCTCTGGTGGTAATTACGCTCAAGCATCTGCTTTAGCGCTGTTGGAAAACACCGAATTATCAGCTCGAGATATTGTTGAAAAATCTTTAACAATTGCCGGTAATATCTGTGTATTTACCAACTTAACTCAAACCATCGACGAAATTTAA
- the hslU gene encoding HslU--HslV peptidase ATPase subunit, which produces MSNMTPREIVHELDCHIIGQNDAKKAVAIALRNRWRRMQLNEELRTEVTPKNILMIGPTGVGKTEIARRLAKLANAPFIKVEATKFTEVGYVGKEVETIIRDLADMSVKLTKELEMTRVKHLAEEAAEERILDVLIPNPKNSFGEDETTDNSSTRQVFRKKLREGKLDDKEIEIDVAQQQIGMEIMAPPGMEDMTNQLQSMFQNMSQDKTKKRKLKIKDAFKALQEEEASKMVNPEELKEKAINAVEQNGIVFIDEIDKICKRGDTSGPDVSREGVQRDLLPLVEGSTVSTKHGMVKTDHILFIASGAFQMAKPSDLIPELQGRLPIRVELRALTVEDFVRILTEPNASLTEQYIALLATEGVKVEFTEDGIQAIAKAAWQVNETTENIGARRLHTVMERLIEELSFQADAKSGETIVINKDYVEAKLDILVKDEDLSRFIL; this is translated from the coding sequence ATGTCTAATATGACTCCTCGTGAAATTGTTCACGAATTAGATTGCCATATCATTGGCCAAAATGATGCTAAAAAAGCGGTAGCTATTGCCCTTCGTAACCGCTGGCGTCGTATGCAACTTAATGAAGAGTTGCGTACTGAAGTTACTCCAAAAAATATTTTAATGATTGGCCCAACCGGTGTTGGTAAAACAGAAATTGCCCGTCGTTTAGCAAAACTTGCCAATGCCCCATTTATTAAAGTGGAAGCAACAAAGTTCACTGAAGTAGGATACGTTGGTAAAGAAGTTGAGACTATCATTCGCGATCTTGCCGATATGTCAGTTAAATTAACCAAAGAGTTAGAAATGACTCGTGTTAAGCACTTGGCTGAAGAAGCCGCTGAAGAACGTATTTTAGATGTGCTTATTCCTAACCCGAAAAACTCTTTCGGTGAAGATGAAACAACTGATAATTCATCAACTCGTCAAGTGTTCCGTAAGAAATTACGTGAAGGTAAGTTAGACGATAAAGAGATTGAAATTGATGTAGCACAGCAGCAAATTGGCATGGAAATCATGGCGCCTCCTGGTATGGAAGACATGACCAATCAATTGCAAAGCATGTTCCAAAACATGTCACAAGATAAAACCAAAAAACGCAAATTGAAAATTAAAGATGCGTTTAAAGCTTTACAAGAAGAAGAAGCCAGTAAAATGGTGAACCCGGAAGAGCTTAAAGAAAAAGCAATTAATGCCGTAGAGCAAAATGGTATCGTATTTATTGATGAAATCGATAAAATCTGTAAGCGTGGAGACACCTCAGGGCCAGACGTTTCTCGTGAAGGTGTTCAACGTGATTTACTGCCATTAGTTGAAGGTTCAACCGTGAGCACTAAGCATGGTATGGTGAAAACTGATCACATTTTATTTATCGCATCCGGCGCATTTCAAATGGCTAAACCAAGTGACTTAATTCCTGAGTTACAAGGTCGTTTACCAATTCGAGTAGAGCTTCGTGCATTAACTGTAGAAGATTTTGTTCGTATTTTAACCGAGCCAAACGCGTCATTAACCGAACAATATATCGCGCTGTTGGCCACTGAAGGGGTTAAAGTTGAATTTACCGAAGACGGTATTCAAGCGATTGCAAAAGCTGCATGGCAAGTAAATGAAACCACCGAAAACATTGGTGCTCGTCGTTTACATACTGTGATGGAACGTTTAATTGAAGAATTATCTTTCCAAGCGGATGCTAAATCAGGTGAAACAATTGTTATAAACAAAGACTATGTTGAAGCTAAGCTGGATATTCTTGTTAAAGATGAAGATTTAAGCCGCTTTATTCTATAA
- a CDS encoding gamma-butyrobetaine hydroxylase-like domain-containing protein, whose product MQITQLVLNEQTNLLTLSFADNFSQSLSYEFMRVYSPNEQTSKKGQAKAPVSHKKMVKLLAIEPLAKHGFRLIFDDQHSAIYSAQLLQEYAHNKARLWQEYIDALALTGHSREAMIDITQIQ is encoded by the coding sequence ATGCAAATTACTCAGCTTGTCTTAAATGAACAGACAAACTTACTTACCTTAAGCTTTGCTGATAATTTCAGCCAAAGCCTAAGTTATGAATTTATGCGTGTATACTCTCCAAATGAACAAACGTCGAAAAAAGGCCAAGCGAAAGCCCCGGTAAGCCATAAAAAAATGGTCAAATTACTTGCCATTGAACCATTGGCTAAACACGGCTTTCGTTTAATTTTTGACGATCAACATAGTGCAATATACAGCGCTCAACTATTGCAAGAATATGCACATAATAAAGCTCGCCTTTGGCAAGAATATATTGATGCGTTAGCACTAACAGGTCATAGCCGTGAAGCAATGATCGATATTACCCAAATCCAATGA
- a CDS encoding YehS family protein produces the protein MTNNDILRRIRFVFNYDDSTMLSIFAQAELKVDIEKYHHWLRKEDDDKYINLTDTQLATFLNGLINKNRGKREGPQPKPESRLNNNIILRKLKIALNLNDEDMLAILALADLRIGKSELSAFFRKVGHKHYRECKDQVMRNFLQGMQIKYRENNPYS, from the coding sequence ATGACTAACAACGATATTTTACGCCGCATTCGTTTTGTATTTAATTACGACGACAGCACTATGTTATCTATTTTTGCGCAAGCTGAATTGAAAGTGGATATTGAAAAATACCATCATTGGTTACGCAAAGAAGATGATGATAAATATATCAACTTAACAGATACGCAATTAGCGACGTTTTTAAATGGTTTAATTAATAAAAATCGCGGTAAACGTGAAGGTCCACAGCCAAAACCAGAATCTAGGTTAAACAATAATATTATTTTGCGTAAACTTAAAATTGCTTTAAATCTTAATGATGAAGATATGCTGGCGATTTTAGCCTTAGCCGATTTACGTATTGGTAAGTCTGAATTAAGTGCCTTTTTCAGAAAAGTTGGTCATAAACATTATCGTGAGTGTAAAGACCAAGTAATGCGTAACTTTTTACAAGGTATGCAAATTAAATACCGCGAAAACAACCCTTACTCATAA
- a CDS encoding YbaN family protein: MKRFLYLAVGFGFVALAIIGIVLPVLPTTPFLLVAAACFAKSSTRCHKWLINNKLFGPIIHNWQKNRCIPKKAKSIAVLSIVIFGSFSVFLAVPNIYGKLATSILLAIGLYVVLSIKTCPNLKK, translated from the coding sequence ATGAAGCGATTTCTCTATTTAGCCGTTGGGTTTGGTTTTGTTGCCTTAGCTATTATTGGTATTGTCTTACCGGTACTGCCAACAACCCCTTTTTTATTGGTTGCAGCAGCGTGCTTTGCTAAATCATCAACGCGTTGCCATAAATGGTTAATCAACAATAAATTATTTGGCCCAATAATTCATAACTGGCAAAAGAATCGATGTATTCCTAAAAAAGCTAAATCAATAGCTGTGCTTTCAATCGTTATTTTTGGAAGTTTCTCTGTATTCTTAGCGGTGCCTAATATTTATGGAAAACTAGCAACCTCTATATTATTGGCGATCGGTTTATACGTCGTCCTTTCAATTAAAACTTGTCCAAATCTGAAAAAATAA
- a CDS encoding RNA polymerase sigma factor, with protein MSATSTVINAEDVFAQKQEQEWITNAKAGDRHAFNHLYKLHIGRVYALCLRMLSSRDQADDVAQEVFVQVWLKIENFRGDAKFSTWLHSVATNTVLTHMRKQKSWVQKVFSIEEQPQAEQAGNEIQDLSDLDKMILRLPERARIVFVLFAVEGYRHEEIATMLNMAVGSSKSHFHRARTLLKEWL; from the coding sequence TTGTCTGCAACAAGCACAGTGATAAATGCCGAAGATGTTTTTGCGCAAAAGCAGGAGCAAGAATGGATAACAAACGCCAAGGCCGGCGATCGTCACGCATTTAACCATTTGTATAAGTTACATATTGGCCGAGTTTATGCCTTATGTTTGCGTATGCTGTCCAGTCGTGACCAGGCTGATGATGTAGCGCAGGAAGTGTTTGTGCAAGTGTGGTTAAAAATAGAGAACTTTCGTGGTGATGCCAAGTTTTCTACCTGGTTACATTCGGTAGCAACCAATACCGTATTGACCCACATGCGTAAACAAAAAAGCTGGGTACAAAAAGTTTTTAGTATTGAAGAACAGCCGCAAGCTGAGCAAGCAGGTAATGAGATACAGGACTTATCTGACTTGGACAAAATGATTTTACGTTTACCCGAAAGAGCTCGAATTGTGTTTGTATTATTTGCCGTAGAAGGCTACAGACATGAAGAAATTGCAACAATGTTAAATATGGCGGTGGGCTCGAGTAAATCTCACTTCCACCGTGCCAGAACATTACTAAAAGAGTGGTTGTAA
- a CDS encoding DUF4097 family beta strand repeat-containing protein, translated as MKFYKNTSKISLAILAFSLTLPVFAKDVDEKLSVSNNANISIDNLRGEVVVKGTDTNEVWVVGKLDEKATDFIFKAEGDNVIIQVKMPSNMNSSFWDNDEQETDLVIEVPHGSKVQFQGVSSDITISDISNDVQARTVSGDVTVDNLAAERIDIESVSGDVMSKSLTGRIHLSTVSGDIKDTNSSGNVEYHAVSGDIKAESTAKEVVANVISGDLEINLNNVVDAELSSISGNVDAELELSDDGLLKMSTVSGNLKLALQKGVNADIRVDSHAGGRITNQLTDDKVEKAKYGPHSKLSTQTGSGSASVKMSTVSGNVKLRF; from the coding sequence ATGAAGTTTTATAAAAACACCTCAAAGATCAGCTTAGCAATTTTAGCATTTTCATTAACACTTCCGGTGTTTGCTAAAGACGTCGATGAAAAGTTATCTGTGAGTAATAATGCCAACATTAGTATTGATAATTTACGTGGTGAAGTGGTCGTAAAAGGAACGGATACTAACGAAGTATGGGTCGTAGGTAAGCTTGATGAGAAAGCTACTGACTTTATCTTCAAAGCCGAGGGCGACAATGTCATTATTCAAGTAAAAATGCCGTCAAATATGAACAGCAGCTTTTGGGATAATGACGAACAAGAAACTGATCTCGTTATTGAAGTTCCACATGGCTCAAAAGTCCAATTTCAGGGAGTCTCTAGTGATATTACCATTAGCGACATTAGCAATGATGTTCAAGCAAGAACCGTAAGTGGCGATGTTACAGTAGACAACTTAGCTGCAGAACGTATTGATATTGAAAGTGTGAGTGGTGATGTAATGTCTAAATCGTTAACTGGCAGAATACACTTGTCGACAGTAAGTGGTGACATTAAAGACACCAATTCTTCAGGTAATGTCGAATATCATGCGGTAAGCGGTGATATTAAGGCCGAAAGTACGGCCAAAGAAGTGGTTGCCAATGTGATTTCAGGTGATTTAGAAATTAACTTAAATAATGTTGTCGATGCTGAACTTTCAAGCATTAGTGGTAATGTTGATGCTGAACTTGAACTGAGTGATGATGGCTTATTAAAAATGTCGACGGTAAGTGGTAACTTAAAACTTGCACTACAAAAAGGCGTCAATGCCGATATACGGGTAGACTCTCACGCAGGTGGTAGAATAACAAACCAATTAACTGACGATAAAGTAGAAAAGGCAAAATACGGGCCGCATTCTAAATTATCAACTCAAACTGGCTCAGGCAGTGCTTCGGTCAAAATGTCGACCGTATCAGGTAATGTAAAATTACGCTTTTAG
- a CDS encoding PrkA family serine protein kinase has product MSIFKHYQSRYDLAKEEELTLTEFLELCRNDKLTYANAAERLLAAIGEPELIDTSQDLVLSRLFSNRVITRYPAFADFFGMEEAIEQIVSYLTHASQGLEEKKQVLYLLGPVGGGKSSLAEKLKELMQQIPIYVLSANGERSPVNDHPFCLFDPEADGKILTEEYKIPPRYLNTIMSPWIVKRLHEFNGDISKFKVVKLHPSIIDQIAIAKTEPGDDNNQDISSLVGKVDIRQLEHFAQNDADAYSYSGALCRANQGLMEFVEMFKAPIKVLHPLLTATQEGNYNSTEGLSALPFSGVLLAHSNESEWITFKNNKNNEAFLDRVYIVKIPYCLRVSEEVKIYQKLLDNSELSDAQCAPSTLNILAQFSILSRLVVPENSSIYSKMKVYNGESLKDTDPKAKSYQEYRDFAGVDEGMSGVSTRFAFKILARVFNFDHLEIAANPVHLFYVLEQQIEREQLAKETADSYLEFIKGYLIPEYIEFIGKEIQTAYLESYSEYGQNIFDRYVVYADFWIQDQEYRDTDTGQILNRSTLNNELEKIEKPAGISNPKDFRNEIVNFVLRAKANNNGKNPLWTSYEKLRTVIEKKMFSNTEDLLPVISFNTKSSSQDQQKHDEFVQRMITKGYTAKQVRLLSEWYLRVRKSS; this is encoded by the coding sequence ATGAGTATTTTCAAGCATTATCAGAGCCGCTACGACTTAGCTAAAGAAGAAGAGCTAACGTTAACTGAATTTCTTGAGCTTTGTCGTAATGACAAATTAACCTATGCTAATGCAGCAGAGCGGTTATTGGCTGCTATAGGCGAGCCAGAATTAATTGATACTTCGCAAGATTTAGTTTTAAGTCGGCTATTCTCAAACCGTGTGATCACTCGTTACCCAGCTTTTGCTGACTTTTTTGGTATGGAAGAAGCCATTGAGCAAATAGTGTCTTATCTAACTCATGCATCACAAGGGCTAGAAGAAAAGAAACAAGTACTGTATCTATTAGGACCTGTAGGTGGCGGTAAATCTTCATTAGCAGAAAAGCTGAAAGAGCTAATGCAGCAAATACCTATTTACGTACTCAGCGCTAATGGTGAGCGTAGCCCGGTAAATGATCACCCATTCTGCTTATTTGACCCTGAGGCGGATGGTAAAATTCTCACCGAAGAATACAAAATTCCACCTCGATATCTAAACACAATTATGTCGCCTTGGATCGTGAAACGTTTGCATGAGTTTAACGGTGATATCTCAAAATTTAAGGTGGTTAAATTACACCCTTCTATAATCGATCAAATTGCCATTGCCAAAACTGAGCCAGGCGATGACAACAATCAGGATATTTCATCACTTGTTGGTAAAGTTGATATCAGGCAACTAGAACACTTTGCTCAAAATGATGCTGATGCTTACAGCTATTCAGGTGCTTTATGTCGAGCCAACCAGGGATTGATGGAATTTGTAGAGATGTTTAAAGCACCAATTAAGGTATTACACCCGTTATTAACAGCAACCCAAGAAGGTAATTACAACTCTACTGAAGGGTTGTCTGCATTACCGTTTTCAGGGGTGTTGTTGGCTCATTCAAATGAATCAGAATGGATAACCTTTAAAAATAATAAAAACAATGAAGCGTTTCTCGACAGAGTTTACATCGTTAAAATCCCGTATTGTCTAAGAGTGTCAGAGGAAGTGAAGATTTATCAAAAACTACTCGACAACAGTGAGTTAAGTGATGCGCAATGTGCGCCGTCCACACTAAATATTTTGGCGCAGTTTTCGATTTTATCTCGCTTAGTGGTGCCAGAAAATTCAAGCATTTATTCGAAAATGAAGGTTTATAACGGCGAATCATTAAAGGATACCGATCCGAAAGCAAAATCATACCAAGAGTATCGAGATTTTGCCGGTGTTGATGAAGGGATGTCGGGTGTATCGACTCGGTTCGCCTTTAAAATTCTTGCGCGAGTATTTAATTTTGATCATCTAGAAATAGCAGCAAATCCCGTTCATTTATTTTATGTACTTGAGCAACAAATTGAGCGAGAGCAATTAGCGAAAGAAACAGCGGATTCGTATTTAGAGTTTATAAAAGGGTATTTGATCCCAGAATATATAGAGTTTATTGGAAAAGAGATCCAAACCGCATACCTTGAATCTTATTCTGAGTACGGGCAAAACATTTTCGACCGATATGTTGTTTATGCAGATTTTTGGATACAGGACCAAGAATACCGAGACACGGATACCGGACAAATCCTCAATCGTTCAACCTTGAACAATGAGTTGGAAAAAATTGAAAAACCAGCAGGTATCTCTAACCCTAAAGATTTTCGTAATGAAATTGTTAACTTTGTTCTACGAGCGAAAGCGAATAATAACGGCAAAAATCCGCTGTGGACCAGTTATGAAAAACTTCGCACAGTAATCGAGAAAAAAATGTTCTCTAACACTGAGGACTTGCTACCTGTAATTTCATTTAACACAAAATCATCGTCACAGGACCAACAAAAACACGATGAGTTTGTACAACGAATGATCACCAAAGGTTATACGGCTAAACAAGTACGACTATTGTCTGAATGGTACTTACGAGTTAGGAAATCATCTTAA
- a CDS encoding YeaH/YhbH family protein has translation MAVFIDKRLNAKNKSMVNRQRFVRRYKSQIKRSLAESINRRKVTDHQSDEDVSISKKDLTEPSFKQGEGGIKERIYPGNDQFSEGDKIPRPNAPKGKGTGESGASDTGEGEDDFIFSISADEYLHLLFDDLELPNLQFNQIDKLIDYKTVRSGFCNEGAIANIDIVKSLQGSIARRMAMTSDKRKQIKHCQQQFALLEQQGSQKTAEKTRLTEEITALKNKIAKVPFIDTFDLRYRNYDKQAIPSSKAVMFCLMDVSGSMVQATKDMAKRFYILLYLFLTRNYKTIDVVYIIHHTQATEVDEQDFFYSKETGGTIISSALKLLYEIIKKRYNSKDWNIYVAQASDGDNWQDDTPKCYQLLAEKILPIIRFYSYIEINNNESKSLWLEYQRLIDKYPNFTMRQITEVADIYPVFRDLFKKTASINAAWGQYGH, from the coding sequence ATGGCTGTTTTTATCGACAAACGTTTGAATGCAAAAAACAAATCTATGGTCAATCGCCAAAGGTTTGTACGTCGTTATAAAAGCCAAATTAAGCGTTCTTTAGCCGAATCCATTAATCGTCGTAAAGTTACTGATCATCAATCTGATGAAGATGTCAGCATTTCCAAAAAAGACTTAACAGAACCTAGCTTTAAGCAAGGAGAGGGAGGCATTAAAGAGCGTATTTATCCCGGTAATGATCAGTTTAGTGAGGGAGATAAAATACCAAGGCCCAATGCACCTAAAGGCAAAGGAACTGGCGAGAGTGGAGCAAGCGATACTGGCGAAGGTGAGGATGATTTTATTTTTTCAATTTCGGCAGATGAATATCTACATTTACTGTTTGACGATTTAGAGTTACCTAACTTGCAATTTAACCAAATTGATAAATTAATTGACTACAAAACAGTACGCTCTGGGTTTTGTAACGAGGGCGCTATTGCCAATATTGATATTGTGAAGTCATTACAAGGCTCTATCGCAAGACGAATGGCAATGACGAGTGATAAGCGTAAACAAATTAAACATTGTCAGCAACAGTTTGCATTGCTGGAACAACAGGGAAGTCAAAAAACAGCAGAAAAAACTCGGTTAACAGAAGAAATTACAGCGCTGAAAAACAAAATAGCCAAAGTACCATTTATTGACACGTTTGATTTGCGTTATCGAAATTATGATAAACAAGCGATCCCTTCTTCAAAGGCAGTGATGTTTTGCTTAATGGATGTTTCCGGCTCTATGGTACAAGCCACTAAAGACATGGCGAAACGCTTTTATATTTTGCTGTATCTATTTTTAACACGAAATTATAAAACCATTGATGTGGTGTATATCATTCACCATACCCAAGCCACAGAGGTTGATGAGCAAGATTTTTTTTATTCAAAGGAAACTGGCGGAACCATCATTTCAAGCGCACTGAAATTACTCTATGAAATTATCAAAAAACGCTATAACTCTAAAGACTGGAATATCTATGTAGCACAAGCTTCAGACGGTGATAATTGGCAGGATGATACACCCAAGTGCTATCAATTATTAGCTGAGAAAATACTACCGATAATTCGATTTTATAGTTATATAGAGATTAATAACAATGAGTCAAAATCATTATGGCTGGAGTATCAAAGACTTATTGATAAATATCCAAATTTCACCATGAGGCAAATTACTGAAGTAGCAGACATTTACCCGGTATTTAGGGATTTATTTAAAAAGACAGCAAGTATAAATGCTGCTTGGGGGCAATATGGCCATTGA
- a CDS encoding SpoVR family protein, whose amino-acid sequence MAIDFNFEKLPDCAEWTFDYLEKYKQQIKRVANFYQLDTYPNQIEMITSEQMMDAYASIGMPIGYNHWSFGKRFLQTQQNYMRGHMGLAYEIVINSNPCITYLMEENTLTMQALVMAHASYGHNSFFKGNYLFRTWTEADSIIDYLLFAKNYIHECEQIHGINEVEATLDACHALMSHGVDRYKRPQKMSLAKELEQQQERERYLQSQVDQLWQKLDSNNTERAKMRSNELIFPESPQENILYFIEKNAPLLAPWQREIVRIVRKTAQYFYPQKQTQVMNEGWACFWHYTIINHLFDEGLLTNKFMLEFLHHHSNVINQPAYNSPQYSGINPYALGFNMFSDIRRICEHPSEEDKEWFPELAGSNWLDAVTSAMQNYKDESFISQYLSPHLIREFKFFELCDDEDKSHIEVSAIHNEKGYQKIRSALAKQYDLSHIEANIQIINADIEGDRSLTLEYIPHNNVKLADNKDEVIKHLHYLWQFDVNLVTQDKEMRTKILSHCPQDPEH is encoded by the coding sequence ATGGCCATTGATTTTAACTTTGAAAAATTACCCGATTGTGCCGAGTGGACCTTTGACTACCTGGAAAAATATAAGCAGCAGATAAAGCGGGTCGCAAATTTTTATCAACTGGATACTTATCCTAATCAGATTGAAATGATCACCTCGGAGCAAATGATGGATGCTTACGCCAGCATCGGTATGCCTATTGGATATAATCATTGGAGCTTTGGTAAGCGGTTTTTACAAACTCAACAAAACTATATGCGCGGTCATATGGGGCTAGCTTACGAAATAGTAATTAACTCGAATCCTTGCATTACTTATTTGATGGAAGAAAATACCCTAACCATGCAGGCTTTGGTTATGGCACACGCAAGCTATGGGCATAATTCTTTTTTTAAAGGGAATTATTTATTCCGTACTTGGACCGAGGCGGACTCCATTATTGATTACTTATTGTTTGCAAAAAACTATATCCATGAATGTGAACAAATACATGGCATAAATGAAGTAGAAGCTACTCTGGATGCATGTCATGCATTAATGAGTCATGGTGTAGATCGCTATAAAAGACCACAAAAGATGTCGTTAGCAAAAGAGTTAGAGCAACAACAAGAGCGAGAGAGGTATTTGCAATCACAAGTGGATCAATTATGGCAAAAGCTCGATAGCAATAACACAGAACGAGCTAAAATGAGATCCAATGAATTGATTTTTCCTGAATCTCCACAGGAAAATATATTATATTTTATTGAAAAAAATGCCCCTTTGCTTGCCCCGTGGCAAAGGGAAATTGTACGAATCGTTCGAAAAACCGCTCAATACTTCTATCCGCAAAAACAAACGCAAGTAATGAATGAAGGCTGGGCTTGCTTTTGGCATTACACCATTATTAATCACCTATTTGATGAAGGCTTACTGACGAATAAATTTATGCTCGAGTTTCTACATCACCATTCAAATGTGATCAATCAGCCGGCTTATAATTCGCCACAATATTCAGGTATAAACCCATATGCCTTGGGGTTTAACATGTTTTCAGATATACGCCGTATTTGCGAGCATCCTAGTGAGGAAGATAAAGAGTGGTTTCCAGAGCTTGCCGGTAGTAATTGGCTTGATGCGGTTACATCAGCGATGCAAAATTACAAGGATGAAAGTTTTATCAGTCAGTACCTTTCCCCGCACTTAATACGAGAGTTTAAATTCTTTGAACTTTGCGACGATGAAGACAAAAGTCACATAGAAGTGAGTGCGATACACAATGAAAAAGGCTATCAGAAAATTCGCAGCGCATTGGCTAAACAATACGATTTGAGTCATATCGAAGCCAATATTCAAATTATTAATGCAGATATTGAAGGGGATCGTTCGTTAACTTTGGAATATATTCCGCACAACAATGTTAAATTAGCTGACAATAAAGACGAAGTTATAAAACACTTACATTACCTTTGGCAGTTTGATGTAAATTTAGTAACGCAAGATAAAGAAATGCGCACTAAAATATTAAGCCATTGTCCACAGGACCCTGAACATTAA